A genome region from Alicyclobacillus acidocaldarius subsp. acidocaldarius DSM 446 includes the following:
- a CDS encoding bifunctional metallophosphatase/5'-nucleotidase — MRIHLLHMNDLHSRLENHMRIGAKIRALRAEFDRKGEASLTFDLGDVLDRVRPETEATCGLLNADFMRALGVDGWIFGNNEGLTIPVERWEELVKRSGAIAFGTNLRRSDGSPFSFFRDTHVYEVGGMRIGAFGLTPNYDLPYHMLGVHVLDPIEAARRAVDQLVAQRVDAIVCLSHMGLRFDRALASELPQITCVLGGHTHETMHEAEYVGHTAVFQPGKHGFSFGHTVLERSGGRVAARSERIPVEPWEPLDARMMQVYAREQAFVERQLGHTVAALSDRLQLEYEDECTFANLLTDILYDAFEGDLALMMAGALNASLLPGTVAMVHVLGACPTPTRPIVVTMRGADILEAIDLALKPEIHNRQGIGFGFRGGRIGVLAISGALAEIEHRADGRRVRRVVLGGRPLEPDRDYRVITCEYLWLSPVFPPFRRARDVTYQRPLVRELLIEHIGDPGRVERARLPRYEVVDPVEGRTKGAWPS, encoded by the coding sequence GTGCGCATTCACCTGCTTCACATGAACGACCTCCACAGTCGGCTCGAAAATCACATGCGCATTGGGGCGAAAATCCGCGCGCTGAGAGCCGAGTTCGACCGGAAGGGCGAAGCGTCGCTCACGTTCGATCTCGGCGACGTGCTGGATCGCGTGCGGCCGGAGACCGAAGCGACGTGCGGCCTACTGAACGCGGATTTCATGCGAGCGCTCGGCGTCGACGGCTGGATTTTTGGCAACAACGAGGGCCTCACGATTCCGGTGGAGCGGTGGGAGGAACTCGTCAAGCGGTCCGGTGCCATCGCGTTTGGCACGAACCTGCGGCGCTCGGACGGAAGCCCGTTTTCGTTCTTTCGCGATACGCACGTGTACGAGGTGGGCGGGATGCGCATTGGGGCGTTCGGCCTGACGCCCAACTACGATTTGCCCTACCACATGCTCGGCGTCCATGTATTGGATCCCATCGAGGCCGCTCGAAGGGCTGTGGATCAGCTTGTCGCGCAGCGGGTGGATGCCATCGTATGCCTGTCCCACATGGGGCTGCGCTTTGACCGGGCGTTGGCGAGCGAGCTTCCTCAGATCACCTGCGTCCTCGGCGGGCACACCCACGAGACCATGCACGAGGCGGAGTACGTCGGCCATACGGCCGTCTTTCAGCCTGGAAAGCACGGGTTTTCCTTCGGGCACACGGTCCTCGAGCGCTCGGGCGGGCGCGTCGCGGCGCGCTCCGAGCGCATCCCCGTGGAGCCTTGGGAGCCGCTGGACGCTCGCATGATGCAGGTGTACGCCCGGGAGCAGGCGTTCGTCGAGCGGCAGCTGGGGCACACCGTGGCGGCCTTGTCGGATCGCTTGCAGCTCGAGTATGAGGACGAGTGCACGTTCGCCAATCTGCTCACGGACATTCTGTACGACGCCTTCGAGGGCGATCTCGCCCTCATGATGGCGGGAGCGCTCAATGCCAGCCTGTTGCCCGGCACGGTCGCCATGGTTCACGTGCTCGGCGCGTGCCCGACCCCCACTCGGCCCATCGTGGTGACCATGCGAGGCGCCGACATCCTCGAGGCCATCGACCTTGCCCTGAAGCCCGAGATCCACAATCGCCAGGGCATCGGCTTCGGATTTCGCGGCGGCAGAATCGGCGTGCTCGCCATCTCCGGGGCGTTGGCCGAGATCGAGCACCGGGCCGATGGGCGGCGCGTGCGCCGCGTCGTGCTCGGCGGGCGGCCGCTTGAACCGGACCGCGATTACCGCGTGATCACGTGCGAGTATCTGTGGCTGTCCCCCGTGTTTCCGCCGTTCCGCCGTGCGCGAGACGTGACCTACCAGCGTCCGTTGGTGCGGGAGCTTCTCATCGAGCACATCGGCGATCCCGGCCGCGTGGAGCGGGCGCGGCTCCCGCGCTACGAAGTGGTAGATCCGGTGGAAGGGAGAACAAAAGGCGCATGGCCGAGCTAG
- the nth gene encoding endonuclease III — protein sequence MAELDRETSVRVVERLLEAYPDARCQLHFTTPFELLVATILSAQCTDERVNMVTPRLFAKYRGPEGFAKASPDEVAEDIREVGLFRSKSKHIVETARILVDEYGGEVPKSRDRLMELPGVGRKTANVVVSNAYGVPAFAVDTHVQRVTNRIGLAKSNDPLKTEQQVCAKLPPELWTKAHHALILHGRRVCTARKPKCHICPVADLCQCARNQAEQKAEQV from the coding sequence ATGGCCGAGCTAGATCGCGAAACGTCGGTGCGCGTCGTGGAGCGGTTACTCGAGGCGTATCCAGACGCGCGATGTCAACTGCATTTCACGACCCCATTCGAGCTGCTCGTCGCGACCATCCTGTCCGCCCAGTGCACGGACGAGCGCGTCAACATGGTCACCCCAAGGCTGTTCGCGAAGTACCGCGGGCCCGAGGGGTTTGCGAAGGCGAGCCCGGACGAGGTCGCGGAAGACATTCGCGAAGTGGGGTTATTTCGGTCGAAGTCCAAGCATATCGTGGAGACGGCGCGCATCCTCGTCGACGAGTACGGCGGCGAGGTGCCGAAGAGTCGCGATCGGCTGATGGAGCTGCCCGGCGTGGGGCGGAAGACGGCAAACGTCGTGGTGTCGAACGCCTACGGCGTGCCCGCGTTTGCCGTGGACACGCACGTGCAGCGCGTGACGAACCGCATCGGCCTGGCCAAATCGAACGATCCACTCAAGACGGAGCAGCAGGTGTGTGCGAAGCTGCCACCTGAACTCTGGACCAAGGCGCACCACGCCCTCATCCTGCACGGGAGACGGGTGTGCACCGCTCGCAAGCCGAAGTGCCACATCTGTCCCGTGGCGGATCTGTGTCAGTGTGCGCGCAACCAGGCAGAGCAAAAGGCCGAGCAAGTGTGA